Within the Syntrophorhabdaceae bacterium genome, the region GGAATTTTTCTCGAGGCCCTGAAATCGGACGTGGTCATATCGACCGGCGGCGTGTCCATGGGAAGATATGATTTTGTAAAGGAGATATATTCCGAGCTTGGAGTGGAAATGGAGTTCGAATGGGTAAATGTGAAGCCGGGAAGACCCTGCGCGTTTGGAAAGACAGGAGATAAATTGGTGTTCGGCCTGCCCGGTAATCCGGTCTCGACCCTGACTTCATTCATGCAATTCGTGCGCCCCGCATTATTGAAGTTGATGGGCGCGAAAAAAATACATAAACCGGTTGCGAGCGCTATCCTCGAAGAAGATGTGAAACATCAGGCAGGGAAGACGAATTTTTTGAGAGGCCGTTTCACTATCAGGAACGACCAGTTTTACGTCACCACGACGGGCAGCCAAAAATCATCCGTACTCAGCTCCATGAGTGATGCGAACTGTCTCATTATCATACCGGAATCAGAGGTGAAGGTAAGGGCGGGGGATAGGGTGACCATTCAATTGATCGAACACGACGAAATATGATTAACTGATTGTTGCTCCTGCCAATTCGACTATTTTTCGAATCATTGCCTCCTCGCATTCGAGCCGCGTCGCGAGGAGGGAAATCTTGGAATCCGGAACGGGCATACCCCTGATGATATCGGCCTTCTCCATGGCGAGCCGGGCCGAGGGCTTGGGGTCATCTGCTGCGAGATAAATCGTGCATTCTGGTGTGATCTCTTCGAGGATATGATTGCTTTCGATTATGAGAAACCGCGCGTCCCTATGCATGGTGGAGAGGGTCGAAAAACCGGTTCCCATGGGATAATAATTTCCTGCTTTATGTGCTTTATGGGGATGGTGGCCGATTTTCACCGGTACTGCTCCGGGCAGGAGCTGACACAATGCGTGGGCCAGGTGCGTTTTCCCCACGTTGGAGCGTGCCCCTGACACCACGATTACTTTCATTATTTAAAGCAGCCGAGCTCGCATGAAGTTATTTTGATCCCCTGCTGATTGCAGATCTCACCGATCTCCTTAAGGGAAATATTGTGCTCAGTCGACAACTTACATGCATCCGCGCAGGTAAGTTTCTTTTTACCCTCGATCATTGCTGCCGCATCAAATACCAATTTCTCATTTTCGTTCATCTGAGCCTCCTGAAGAATGAATAATGATAGATGAAACCCGCGAGACTGTCAACCCTATAGCGAAAAAGGTGATATACCACTTCCTGTGTCCCCGATGGGACGGGATATCTTCGGGATATTACCGGAGGGATTTCTTTTGACAGGGTATTCCAACATATATTATGGTTTGGATATTAAGCCCTGTCGAGGAGAAAGAGAAATATAACCGGGAATTGGTTCTCCTTCCCGCGCCCCGACGGTTGGCGTCAGACAGGAGCGGTCAAAAACCGTGAGGCCATCCCTGTCGTGCGCAAATTGCCATTGAAAAGAAAGGAATCATTAAACCTATGAAGACCCGAGAGCCATTATGCGAATTTCAGGAACCGAGAAAAGAGATGATCCGGATAGCCCGCCGCGCGGTGAAGCTGGGGCTGCAATCCGGTACCGGGGGCAATATCAGCATGCGCTGGGAGACATTTTATATGGTGAAACCAAGCGGCAGGTCACTCTATAGCCTTAAAACACCCGACATACTCGTTCTTGACGGACAAGGCGTGACGGTGGGCGGACAGGGCGCACCCACCAAAGAGCTAAGGTTCCATCTCGGAATTTATCGGGAGCGCCCGGATGTGGGAGGCGTCGTCCACTACCATGCACCCTACGCCACCGCCTTTGCCGTCCGGGGGATCGCGATTCCCCTGCTCACTCTGCAGGCCCGGAGGAATTTCCCGGAAATGCCCGTTGTGCCGGAATTCGAGGACGGATCGCATGAGCTGGCAGACGGGGTGATCGAAGCCTTCCGCAATCCTGCTATTAATCTCGTTCTCCTTCAGGCTCACGGTCTCGTAGCCGTCGGAAAAACCCTGGAAGACGCGCAAAGCCTGGCAGAGCTAGCCGAAGAATCAGCAAAAACAGCCCTCGCCGTGCGCATGCTTGATTGGCGATAAGAGAGAAGAAAAGAGTATGCGTAGTGCCCCAGGTTGAGGTTGAGTTTGAGGTTGATCTCCTATCGACCATCGACTATCTCCTATCGACTCACCAGTTGAGGGGCTTGCCCTTGGCTTAATCTGTCTTATCTTTCTTGCAGGAGAAGGGAGACGCGTTGCCTTCCCTTCAGGTGCAGCCGGTACTGATATACAGGATTCCGGCGCGCCACCGGTCTCCTCTTCGGCGAGTGTTACTCCGGCTGATCCCGATATTCCCCACACCTTTCGCAGCATCGACTGAGGAGATGCCCCCTATCCGTCTCTCTGAAAAGCCGAGTGCAACCGGGAGGAAACCTTATGGAACAGGTAATACCTTTTCAATTTATGGAATGTGCCACCATTCTGAAGGCAACCGGGAAGAAAGCCGCCACTATCCGGGAGCTGAGGGACCACATCGCCACAATAGGAGAAGAAAGCCTCTTTCACCACACGTGTCGTTATTTCCTTAAGGGTCATCTTCTCGAATATACGAACGATTTTGCCCATTGGGTGGGAGAGAGCCTCGAGGAGCGCGCCCTCTCGGAAGGACTATCCAACACCGACCCTTTTTCCGTGAATGGGATGAATGAGCTGCGGAAGGAGCTTCTCTCCGGCATAGATGAATACCTCGCCCATTACCCGGAGCCGAGGCAGGCGGCACGGGGAGAAGAGTTTCATTTTAATGAATCCGTCTCTATCGTATTCCCTTCAGGGATGCAGGCAAAAAACCTTGCGGAGTTTCTCATTGCCGTAAGGTATATCGATCCCAGCTCCATCTACTATCACTATTATGAAGCCCGAATCCGTCATGGTTCCGATGATTTCTCGAGCTGGGTCGAAGAAGTCATCGGAGATATGGACCTCGCCCGTAAAATACGGGCTATCGATCCCTTTATGTACACCATAGACCGAATAAGGTCCTGCCTGGCAGAGGCGGTTGAAGACGACCTGAGGCGCGAAATGGAGGTGATGACGCCATGATGGAACGTTATGCGGGTATTTCTCCGAAGAGCGACCTCATTCTGCTTCAACGCCTCGGCGAAAGAATGAGGGGCAGGTCATTTCTCCATGTCAACTCCACAAAGGAGGGGGGAGGCGTGGCCGAGATACTGCACCGGATGGTGCCGCTCCTTCAAAATCTCGGCATCAACGCCATCTGGAGCACCATTGAGGGCGACGAGGCCTTTTTCGATATTACGAAAAAAATCCACAACGCTCTCCAGGGGGACCCGGAGATCATCACGAAAAGCATGTGGGACTACCATTACGAGGTGAACAAGAAGAATGGGGAGACAATGAATCTCGACGCCGACGCCGTTCTGATCCACGATCCTCAACCGGCGCCCCTCATCGGTTTCAGGAAAAGGGGCACCTGGATCTGGCGTTGCCATATAGACGTGTCGAACCCGAGGAGAGACGTGAGCACGAGATTGCTCAGCTATTCCGGAAAATATGATGCGGCGATTTTTTCGGTCGCCAAATTTGCACGGGCCCTGGGTATAGAGGAGTTCATTATACCCCCGTCCATAGACCCGCTGAGCCTTAAGAACGCAGTACTCTCCCCTTCCGAGATAGACGATACACTGGCACGGTTCAACATACCCCGGGATCGACCCATGATCCTTCAGGTTTCACGATTTGACAGGTTCAAGGACCCGACAGGAGTGATAAGGGCCTTTCGAATGGCCAAGAAATATAACGACTGTATCCTCGTTCTCG harbors:
- a CDS encoding glycosyltransferase, with product MMERYAGISPKSDLILLQRLGERMRGRSFLHVNSTKEGGGVAEILHRMVPLLQNLGINAIWSTIEGDEAFFDITKKIHNALQGDPEIITKSMWDYHYEVNKKNGETMNLDADAVLIHDPQPAPLIGFRKRGTWIWRCHIDVSNPRRDVSTRLLSYSGKYDAAIFSVAKFARALGIEEFIIPPSIDPLSLKNAVLSPSEIDDTLARFNIPRDRPMILQVSRFDRFKDPTGVIRAFRMAKKYNDCILVLAGSPATDDPEGEEVLDEVREYASSDPDIHILLLPPFSDKDINALQRAAAIVLQKSLKEGFGLTVSEAMWKGKPVIGGAIGGIPLQIIHGITGFLVHSVEGTAFRIRQLLTNPEMARKMGELGREQVRQNFLITRQMRDYLSVWYALENRGNGSYQLTV
- a CDS encoding DUF5752 family protein, which produces MEQVIPFQFMECATILKATGKKAATIRELRDHIATIGEESLFHHTCRYFLKGHLLEYTNDFAHWVGESLEERALSEGLSNTDPFSVNGMNELRKELLSGIDEYLAHYPEPRQAARGEEFHFNESVSIVFPSGMQAKNLAEFLIAVRYIDPSSIYYHYYEARIRHGSDDFSSWVEEVIGDMDLARKIRAIDPFMYTIDRIRSCLAEAVEDDLRREMEVMTP
- a CDS encoding class II aldolase/adducin family protein is translated as MKTREPLCEFQEPRKEMIRIARRAVKLGLQSGTGGNISMRWETFYMVKPSGRSLYSLKTPDILVLDGQGVTVGGQGAPTKELRFHLGIYRERPDVGGVVHYHAPYATAFAVRGIAIPLLTLQARRNFPEMPVVPEFEDGSHELADGVIEAFRNPAINLVLLQAHGLVAVGKTLEDAQSLAELAEESAKTALAVRMLDWR